In one window of Episyrphus balteatus chromosome 3, idEpiBalt1.1, whole genome shotgun sequence DNA:
- the LOC129916048 gene encoding ADP-ribosylation factor-like protein 8 isoform X2 codes for MNLYVLCECKCANYFLLVHLSQFTSGQFAEDMIPTVGFNMRKITKGNVTIKVWDIGGQPRFRSMWERYCRGVNAIVYMVDAADLDKMEASRNELHSLLDKPQLAGIPVLVLGNKRDLPGALDETGLIERMNLSSIQDREICCYSISCKEKDNIDITLQWLIAHSKSQSR; via the exons ATGAATCTCTATGTTCTTTGTGAATGTAAATGTgccaattattttttgttggtacatTTGTCCCAATTTACA TCTGGCCAATTTGCCGAAGATATGATACCGACAGTAGGTTTCAATATGCGCAAAATTACCAAAGGCAATGTCACCATAAAAGTTTGGGACATCGGTGGCCAACCAAGGTTTAGATCAATGTGGGAAAGATATTGCCGTGGAGTTAATGCAAttgt ATATATGGTGGATGCTGCTGATCTTGATAAAATGGAAGCATCAAGGAATGAACTGCACTCATTGTTGGATAAGCCACAGCTAGCAGGGATTCCAGTTCTTGTTTTGGGTAATAAACGAGATCTTCCTGGTGCTTTAGACGAGACTGGTCTCATAGAACGAAT gaATCTTTCCAGCATACAAGACAGAGAGATATGCTGCTACAGTATTTCGTGTAAGGAAAAAGATAACATTGACATCACACTTCAATGGCTGATCGCTCATTCCAAGAGCCAAAGTCGTTAA